The window TGTGAGGAAAATACAAAGATATTTAGTACTTTCAAGGAATGGAGTTAGTTATGTCCTGTGGGTTAATGGAGCTAGCATGGACCAGGTgcactgtcctgtctctctaatATACCTTCAGCCTCTTCTCTGTATGACAACTCTCTCCCTGGACTGTGCTGCGTTTTGTCTCCAGCTGGAAATAAAGAACCACATGTTTTTCTCACCAATAAACTGGGATGACCTGTACCACAAGAGGATCACTCCTCCATACAACCCCAACGTTGtgagtttccacacacacacacacacacgcccgttTGCCTCTCGAGTCTCCCCCTCGCATCCCCTGTCTGCTCTCCctgacactccccccccccccccccccccccctccctcttccagaAAGGTCCAGCTGACACGCAGCACATCGACCCAGAGTTCACCAGAGAGGTGGTGCCAGGCTCGGTGGGCCGGACTCCGGAGATGACCACCGGCGCCGGCAGCTCCAACGCCTTCAACGGCTTCTCCTACGTCTCCAGTGATGACAGCTACCTCTGAGACCAGGAACCTACGCAAGAAAAGCATCACGCCGTCACTAAATTCACATTTGATCTGGACTTCCTGCTGCCCTGGCATTTCCTTCCTGTTTCTGTATGTTCCTTGTTTTGTGGAAGCAGGGAAGCTGCATTGGCCTTTGTAGAACTAGAATGCAAAAGATACTGTCTTCATCTTTCTCTTATGGGTGGACTGGCGTAGCGTCCGTCTTTGATGTGGACTGTCGTCTAGACATCCACAGCAGACACGGATGTGTTGTTGAGGGCAAGGGTAGGCTCGTTTTTTAATGAAGATCGACCTCTATGGACTGCTACCCATGTTGCCTGTTTCTATGCTGGTAGTCTTAGCTAGGAGTAAGGGTTCTTGAACGCACATTTCAGGACAATTTGGTGTCTTAGACTGATGTTTAGACATTAAATAACAGACTGAATTATCCTTTATGGTAGAGTTGGCATGGGGACTTTATCAAAGTAGTGCATTATGCAGCATGTAAATATTCTTTAGCTACTGTATCTGGAACCAAGAAAAATGTTTAAAATGAATGTTATTTTGATGGAACTCAATGTATTGATGTTAATAATTGATTTGGATTGTCTGTGTTAATCTAATGTGCAGGGTTCTTCCGTTGTCATGACAATGTCCAGAACCAGGGCTGGTTCTGTCAACAGAACAGAATGTGATGACAGCGGCCCTTAGTGACGCACAGTCGGTGTATACATAGACAACTTTCCTCTGTCAGACATCTTGGCATGAACATTTACCAGCTCTTGATGATGTGTAAAACACAGAAGGTGATAAGTTCATAGATTTTGGACGTTTATtgtcaaataaaacaaaacaataaagcAATAAACATGCAAACCACCTAAATGCCAAAAATCAAACTCTACGACAGGGCATGAACATGTGAACTTTTAGAACTGTCTTTTTTTAGTATTTAATGAGGGTAAACTCATTCCACAAAtctattaaatacatttttttttttttggaagaacaaaaaaaaaaagatgagatATGGGTCATTTACAGGCCgtcacgtttgtgtgtgttttttttaagtgtCAACAAACTGAGCTTTATTCATCCATGAATGACAACCTAAGGTTGAAGTGGCAATCTGCTACCAACAAACAGACATGcagataggcaggcaggcagacatacaagcaggcaaacagacagacaggcaggcaggcagacagacagaaatacaagcaggcaaacagacagacaggcaggcaggcagacatacaagcaggcaaacagacagacagacaggcaggcaggcaggcaggcaggcaggcagacagacagacatacaagcaggcaaacagacagacaggcaggcaggcagacatacaagcaggcaaacagacagacaggcaggcagacagacagacatacaagcaggcaaacagacagacaggcaggcaggcagacatacaagcaggcaaacagacagacaggcaggcagacagacatacaagcaggcaaacaggcagacagacagacagacatacaagcaggcaaacagacagacaggcaggcagacatacaagcaggcaaacagacagataggcaggcaggcaggcagacatacgggcggacagacagacaggcaggcaggcgtaTGAGTGTTAGGCCTTAGATGATCGCAGCTTGAAGAAGAATCCAGCCATCAGCAGGGCCACAAAGATGCCCAGGAAGATGCCCAGTCCCAGACCAGAGGGCAGAACGTGATGGGGGAACGCtccgtacacaaacacactgaaggTGGTGGTCAGCTGGCagtagctgcacacacacacacacagtattcttGCATGAAACTGTTATTCATGCTACGCATGACATGtacaaaatgaaatgaaatacgCACACACTTCCTAACCTGTATCTGGGGTCCACCACGATGGCCTTGAAGATGTACATGCCGTTATATTCAGGGAAGAGTACTCGGTTGCCAGAGTCCTTGTTGAGGACCTGATACTGGGCTGTAGgctcagagagaggaggcccgTCAGAGTCCAGGCAGCTCACATagttctggacacacacacacacaacacacacacacagctatagaACATCCCTATGTTTCTCACTGTGAAAGTGCCAGCCACCATCCAGGTACAAAGTATAACAAAAAAGGTACACGGATTCATCATCAAGCAGACACAAGGAGAAATCTTCGGAAGCCTTGAGATGGCTGAAACGGTGCCTGCTGCGGGGCGAGTGTGGAGGCGGCGTGCGGGCGTACTTGTCGGTTCCAGGCGGTGTGGGGGTCCGGCTGGTGCTGCTGGCTCAGTTGGGCGGTCCAGTTCTGTGGCTGGGAGACACATTCAGCGCCGCGGACCGTCTGGGTGTACTCGTAGTTGTGCATCCCGTGGACCTCAAAcaggatgaagtctgccttcaCGTCCTCCACAAACGTTTCCCCTTGCCACCTTCAGTCGCAGCGGCGGAGGACGGAAACGAGAGGACGGGAGGGGGCAAGAgatgagaggacaggacagagaggggaggtggacaGGGGCGGGAGAGCGGTCGCAGGGGTTAAGCTGTAGTCTGGTGGATCTTCTTAACCTCGTGACCTCCCGAGTGTTTGCGGCAACGTTTTCACACAACGTCTGAGCTCCAGTGACATGCTTGTGTCCGAGTGCCGGTGTACCAGCTAGGTTCAGCGTTCCGATTACGGTCTCAACCGCAGCCACTCACcgctcgagtgtgtgtgtgtgtgtgccagccacTCACAGCTGCAGTGAGGGTATCCAGGGGGTGCCTTTGaagaccagcagagggcagacgTAGTCTACGACGCTGTAGGGCAGGATCAGGTCACGTAAAGCCTTGCCAGGCCTTGCCAGGAACTCGGGGTCGTACACCTctctggatggagggagaggggggaaggaggggggagaggggggagtcaGGAGAGGAGTGCAGGGGTTGTAACAGGCTGTTTCTTTCACAACAGTGATATATTCCAGAACTCCTATCCACCTCCCACACTGGAGGGGGGAGTAGAAAGACAAAATTGTCGATGGACCGGCGGCAGGGAGCTTGCGAGCCACAGAGGGATTGGACCTACTTTGGAATGAGGTAGGTAAAGTTGTCTTGGAGCGTCTCCTGGGAGATGATGTCTTTGGTGCACGTCGTCACTTTCCTGGCACAAGGACGCaggcatgagcacacacacacacacacagacacacactggaaaCAACCATGATATGGTGAGTTATATTGGTAAAAAGAAATGCATGGATGTGCCGGCACCATGTTGCAGATCCTCTGGCCTTACTTCAGTACTCGAATGTGCTTCCCGGGTGGACAGCCGTTGATGATGTGAGCTTTCTACCAcggggacacacaaacacaggtggaCGGATCCCTGTTGTTGTTGCCGTGCACGGGTCACAAATAATCAGTGGAAACGCCCATTCTGCTCACCAGTCCGACTCACAGGGTGGCTAGGTGTGGTTGTCAGTAACCGTCGTTTCCCCTTGtacacgtgagtgtgtgtgtgtgagggtgagggtgtgtggaggtgagggctcTCACCAGGGGGTTCAGGTTATTGCAGGACACATATCGCCCCATCAATTCAACAGCAACGGTGGAGAGGCCGCTTGCACGAGAGctggaacgcacacacacacacacacacggctctaGAGAGCACACGGGCCTTTCTGAAAGGAACAGACAGACTGGCGCGTGCCGTTCAAACCGCCACCGGGCTGCAGGTCTCCATCTCGCGCCAGGCAGAAGAGGAGTGACTGGCCTGCAGGGGGCGACATCCCGCCACCCCCCGGAGGTGTACTCTCACCTGCCGCCTTGACTTCCACTTCCTAAATTGGTGTAGCCCAGCTCACGCAGCTTGATGTCCTACCAACCACATGGACAGCAGGTCAGAACAGAGGCCAGAGGTCACGTTGAGTTGGCATTACCGATCGGGGAATGCGACCTAAGTGTCGTCGGGGGAGACGGGAGGGACACACGCAcgccaccaaacacacacacgctaccatGCGGTATTTCTTGGTGCCTCTTCGGGTGATGCCGTCCAACACGAAGACCACTTTGGTTGAGAGGAGCTGGGAGTTTGTCACTGTCACCTGGGAGACACGCACGAGTTGGAACGGCGTGCACGTCCACACTGGACCAGGCAACAGGCAAATGTGTGTGAGCGCGTACCAGGGGGAAGAAGGTGCAAACAGGTGAGGGGACGTAGACAGCAGACAGCTCCAGGGTGCCGTCCATGTCGATGTAGAAGTGCTCTCCTTGAAACGTGCTGTCAAATTCCTCCACCTAGAGGGCGAATGGGAGTACCGATTCTACAGAGAGCTATGCCACCCTGGCCCTACATTTAcgcttagtcatttagcagacgctcttatccagagcgacttacagtaagtacagggacattgatgccctgaggcaagtacggtgaagtgccttgcccaaggacgcaacgtcatttggaaacggccgggaatcgaactggcaaccttcagattgctagcccgattccctaaccgctcagccacctgactcccaagcATGAGTCCTATCTCCAGTCGTAGCCCTAGCCCAGGTGACTCACTTGGCAGCCCTGTATAAGCAGGGAGATGCGCGCCAGCTCCTGCTGGATGAAGACAGTCTTATGGTCAAAGTCCACCAGCCCGTGGACAAGGTCCTCGTAGACCTTGATGAGAAGCAGGTCTCCGTAGTGTGTGAACAGCATCACGTCCACTTGGGTCAGGTCCAGCAACATGGTCATCTGGACCACGGCAAAACAGGAAATTAGACCTAGCAGGTAACTACATCACTCGACTGGCCCCTACAGCAACATATCTTGGTGTCAGTCCCTATTGTATGCAAACAAGAATAGATATATTCTTTTACATTTGTATGGATGATATAGTATGCAGTGTGAATAGACACTGTGTACCTGCACTACTGTTCTATGCAACGGTGTTCCTGTGCATGCAGCTCACCTTCATGACTTTAGCCTCCATCCCCATCCTGCCATAGTACAGGGCCCCATCACTGGTCATCACAGCAATCACTGCAGTGTTAtctaaacaccacacacacagggagggggggcaccgTACTCTGGCAAACCATGGCAGTTTGGTTAACAATCGTATTCTGtctttcacacacgcacgcacgcacgcacacacaaacacacaccaatggTGGAGGAGACGTGTTACCTGTGGCAACTTGTATGACGGTGACATTttcaggggggaggaggtcctGCCCTTGGTTGATCACGGCCACCGTCTGGAGGACAATACCGTGGTTGGGTGAGTAGAGCAGCATGTTGGGGGACCAGATGATGAGGTGGCCTCTCATCCCGGCTGTCTGGATCACGTTCAAGGTCGACGGGGGGTCCATCAAGGGGTGATGCTCCGACTCCTGGCTGCTGCTCCCTGCGGTGTAGCGTAAAGAAAACTGCGGACAGACTGACGGCTGATACACCCGCtcccttctgcccccccccccccccccccccccccccgcgcctggcctggcctggcccacTCATAGAGAAGAGGGTTCTTCATTTCAGAGAGGTCGGGGAATCATTTTACAGTTCTCCTGGCCCAAATGGGtgaactgtttttttttggcTTCCCTGCTGGAAAATTAGGGTCAAACATCAGtgtttgaacccccccccctttcccctctgtgAAGCGCATTGTGGTGCCACTCAGTATGAAATGCCCAATATAAAGTTTGATTCGATTCGACCTCAGTTATCCGTGTGTGAGATGGGAAGGACCCATTGAGAACACTTTGGGGTTCTTGGAAGGATTGGTGAGATGGTTTGTATTTAGCTATAGCACACAGACCACTGAAGAGTGGCAGATGATGTGAGGCAGCGCCTGGTTTCTACGAGTGCACCAGAGAGGGCTAAAGGTTCACGTCTCACCATGTTATGCTCATCGATGATCATCTCCACGATGCTGGACACGGTGGGCATGTTAAACAGCCCTCCAATGAGCTCCTGTGGAGTTAAGTCGAGATCAGTGGGTCTCCTTGTCTACCACATCTACTCAGCACTGCGCTACtctttactgtatgtgtgtggttgtgtttggtGGATGATTGAAATACAGACTCAAGCCAAATATACTTTGGTGTGTTATTCTGTATTGGCTGCCACAAACCAGCTGTGTTTCGTCTCCTGTCACGCATGCTTGGGGTTCTGCTCACGTTTGAGTGGTGGGGAACGCTGTACTTCTGGAAGGACAACCCTCCGTTCGTGGACATGTATATCCGACCGAGATCCAGACGGCTTCCCAGGCTGTACAGCAGCACCACTGAGCTCACTTCCTGTGGCCGGCACAGACACACGGTCACTTCCATTCGTCAGAAAAGGTGCATTGCATGTCGGTGAGCAGCGACGCTCGAGTTTACCAAGCAGGAGCCTTCTTTGCTGAAGCAGCACTGGTGTGTGGAGATCGTGTCCACTGGGGTGTCCACACCTGAGGGGACAGATGTTAGGGTTATACGAGTGTTCAAGTCCAGACAGAGATTGTTAATTAGCGATTCTGTAGCAGCTCACTGTTGTCACTAGAAAATCCAGTTCATAACCCTCAACTCCTGCCAAACCACAACGTGACTGCCAATGTGTCTTTAGGAGGCTGGCTATGAACTGTGTCTTGACCAAAGTCATCCTCGATTGACTGTTCTAGCTATCCGCACACCTGTTTGTGTTTTCATATCTGCATGTACAGTTGGCGTGTAAAGCTATAGGCTACAGTATTGCTCTGAGCCTCATGCTCAAACCTATAGACGTTCTATGGAATCGAGTGGCCTTGAATGTTCCTATCGTCCTGACCTTGGGAGGATGTCCATGTTTGGTCTTCCAGAGAGTAGATGTATAGCTTCTCATCAATCACTATGGCCAAGCTGTCTAGGACAAATGCAGCTGTACTGACAGCACCGATCAAACGCTAATAACAGAACATATAGATACGGTTATGGACATTGCAATATCATGAAATAACACCTACTTTAGTGACACAACATTATATTTAAGCGGGTGAGTAGCCTTACTTACATCTGGTCCTAAATAGGAGAGAAGAAAACCTGACTCTTCAAAAAATGACCGGGTTATCAGAATCCATCTCCTGTTATTAGTCACAAATAAAGCATCAGGCAGGGGTGACAAGTAATGTAGCCTATGGAATATAATGTTTGGGAGGAAACAGCACTTATTCACCCCATAAAAAGTACCAGATCATCGTTGCAATGATTTCGCACCAAAGTGTCCCTACTCTCCTTGTAATACAACAACATCTAGAGAGGAAAAGTGACGTGTTAGCATGGATCATTACATTGTTGCCACCGGTAGCATagactagccccccccccccccccccccccacacacacacaaaaaaaaaacaacgttCAATTATTTACCTCAGTCGGCTCTGGATCTGATTTATCTTCTAGATAGCGGGACCACCCTGGACTTTGATGACAAAATAAACACAACTACTAAATTAACTAAATTAAAGCAGACATGTTAAGTCACTTCCCAAATAATTGAAAATGTGTCATTTAACTAAGCTGGTTTACAGCCCATTTTTATAAAGAATTCATGAGTTAGCACTAGCGTTAGTacttagctaggctagctaggctaactcaACTACTAACAACAGTAAACTAATCTAAACCCACTTCATACCTGACTTTTGAAAGACAAAAAGGCAACATGAATAAGGTCAttattaactttttttttatatgagCTTCTAACATTGCTTCTTTAATTTAATCAGCTGACAGTCAGTCATACAGTCTATGAGGATTAGAGCTAACGAGCGCAGTCCGAAACTAGCCGTCGCAGATGATCGGTTTGGCCTGGTATGAGACCGCTCTAGTCCAATCCCTGGTTCTTTGCCTTGATTTGCACATGACGTCACGTAACAAAATGCGCTTTCCAGATCATTTGGCGGGcatcatttatttttgtatatCTTTATTATTCTAAATCATATATTAGTGAGGTGAAAAGTTATGTTTGTACGCCATTGACCAAGCCAACAGTGCTTATCTATAAAAGTTGGACAGTTTAATGGGGATTTTGTTAATATCAAAGTTACATTTAAAAGGAATTTCAGACCACCGATTGTCTTAAATAGGAATTTTGGGAAGATGTGCCGTATGCTGTTTTGATTCTTAAAATATCTAATAATCCAgtttattttaaataatattCATATTACAGTTAAGCCACCTAGCTCAATAGTATTTCTTATAACTGCTTTACTGAGgtaatgtgttttatttttccATACAAAGTTATACAGTAGGCTAACTTATCAATTTCCTTAATGATGTTTGAGGCATATCGAGAGAGTGTGAAACCTAGACAGATCTTGAGATACCTTCAGCTTTTGATAACAACGCTCTACCATAATGACTATATTAACAGCCAGATCAAatcttttcttcatttttttcaattttataATCAAAATGGCATTTTAGGATTTGTTTTGCATCCTTACATATGGTAACACCCAAATATGTGACATCTCATATTGTCAGGATGTTTGCTATctttaattgattgcattcttTCATTGGGAATAGTACCGATGTATCAACATTCATAACTAGACCGGATGCAGCAGAGAATTCCTCAACAGATTTAATAGTTTTAGTAATCTCTTCCTCACAACTAATGAATAACGCAGTGTCATCTGCCAATTGACAGTTTCAGTTCCTTATCGCTGAATTTGATAACGACAAAGTTGGAGTTCTTAACATGAAGAGCCATAATCTGTATCgccagtaaaaaataaaattgagaAATTGGACAACCTTGCCTAATGCCACGATTTTCATAAAACCTCTGTGGTTCAAAGCAATTGTTGTCCATCTTGTTCTTAAAGTTATATGCATCTGTAGGCATGTAGCCTACCATTTTTCCAATGTGTACCATGCAAcccaatgtcaaaaaagtccacAAGTAAAAAGTATTTGGTTTTCTCCCTCCACAGGAAGAGCTCGCGATATCTGGATACAATTCTGTGATTATGAGATGGAAGCAATGACATTGATCTGGTACTGATTTGGCCTGCGACACCACTGAAGCCTCAGACAGCTGTTTCAATAGATCTACAGCGAATCTTTGCAGCTCTGCAGCTCGAATGTGGGGTGTCCTTGAGGGGCATCACCTTAGCTTCCAAGCATGTAAACTCTTCTTGGAAGGTAGTTATAATCTTATGTTGCTTAGTGAAGAACTATCCTTCTCTTCAACTATATATTTTAGtgttgtttttgtctgtctAATTGAGTGACCATTTTCAGATACTTGAGCTATACAGAAAACTCACGAATGAATCATTTGAGGAGTTCAAATTCTTCATTTCTGAGATGGACACAGGCAGAATGTTGGCAGAAAAACACCACTAACTTCAGATGGCACTAAATGTCCTCTCTGTCCCAAGGTAGGAACAATTTAATGGCATGtacaaaaacaataacataca of the Hypomesus transpacificus isolate Combined female chromosome 18, fHypTra1, whole genome shotgun sequence genome contains:
- the LOC124480292 gene encoding cation channel sperm-associated protein subunit delta-like; protein product: MICTAAFVLDSLAIVIDEKLYIYSLEDQTWTSSQGVDTPVDTISTHQCCFSKEGSCLEVSSVVLLYSLGSRLDLGRIYMSTNGGLSFQKYSVPHHSNELIGGLFNMPTVSSIVEMIIDEHNMFSLRYTAGSSSQESEHHPLMDPPSTLNVIQTAGMRGHLIIWSPNMLLYSPNHGIVLQTVAVINQGQDLLPPENVTVIQVATDNTAVIAVMTSDGALYYGRMGMEAKVMKMTMLLDLTQVDVMLFTHYGDLLLIKVYEDLVHGLVDFDHKTVFIQQELARISLLIQGCQVEEFDSTFQGEHFYIDMDGTLELSAVYVPSPVCTFFPLVTVTNSQLLSTKVVFVLDGITRRGTKKYRMDIKLRELGYTNLGSGSQGGSSRASGLSTVAVELMGRYVSCNNLNPLKAHIINGCPPGKHIRVLKKVTTCTKDIISQETLQDNFTYLIPKEVYDPEFLARPGKALRDLILPYSVVDYVCPLLVFKGTPWIPSLQLWQGETFVEDVKADFILFEVHGMHNYEYTQTVRGAECVSQPQNWTAQLSQQHQPDPHTAWNRQNYVSCLDSDGPPLSEPTAQYQVLNKDSGNRVLFPEYNGMYIFKAIVVDPRYSYCQLTTTFSVFVYGAFPHHVLPSGLGLGIFLGIFVALLMAGFFFKLRSSKA